The Kribbella shirazensis genomic interval GCACGTAGACCTCGCCGGCCGGATTCCGGACAACCACGGCGGTCGCGGCGTGCCGCAGGTTGTCGCGGCGCATGACCGACCGCGGCGCCGAGCCGGTGACCTGGTTGCCGTCGTCGAGAATCGCCACCACTTCGTCCATGGCCGCAGTCTCACAGGTAACCCTGTGGACACGGCAATCCTTTTCGTCGCCGGTACCGCGTAGGCTCAACTCCATGAGTGTTCGGCGGATCATGGGTACCGAGACCGAGTTCGGGATCTCGGTGCCGGGCCAGCCCGGGGCGAACCCGATGCTGACCTCGAGCCAGGTGGTGAACGGCTACGCCCAGACGCAGCCGCTCGCGCGCAAGACCCGGTGGGACTTCGACGAGGAGCACCCGCTGCGGGACGCGCGCGGCTTCGACCTGAGCCGGGAGGTGGCGGACTCCAGCCAGCTCACCGACGAGGAGACCGGCCTGGCGAATGTGATTCTCACCAACGGCGCCCGGCTGTACGTCGACCACGCGCATCCGGAGTACTCCGCGCCCGAGACCACGAATCCGCGCGACGCGGTGGTGTGGGACAAGGCCGGCGAGCTGGTGATCATGGAGGGCGCGCGGCAGGCCCGGCTGATCCCCGGTGCGCCGCAGCTGAACCTCTACAAGAACAACGTCGACAACAAGGGCGCGTCGTACGGCTCCCACGAGAACTACCTGATGCGCCGTTCCACGCCGTTCGCGTCGATCGTGCGGCACCTGACGCCGTTCTTCGTGAGCCGCCAGGTGGTGACCGGGGCGGGCCGCGTCGGCATCGGCCAGGACGGCGCCACGCACGGCTTTCAGCTCAGCCAGCGCGCGGACTACTTCGAGGTCGAGGTAGGCCTGGAAACGACGCTGAAACGGCCGATCATCAACACCCGCGACGAGCCCCATGCGAATCCGGACCGTTACCGCCGGCTGCACGTCATCATCGGCGACGCGAACCTGTCCGAGATCTCGACGTACCTGAAGGTCGGGACGACCGCGCTGGTGCTGTCGATGATCGAGGACGGCTGGCTGACCGACGACCTCGGCGTCGACCGCCCGGTGACGGCGCTGCACGAGGTCAGCCACGACCCGACGTGCACACATCTGCTGACCCTCAAGGACGGCCGCAGGATCACCGCGATCCAGCTGCAGGCGGAGTACCTGGAGCAGGCCCGCAAGTACGTCGAGGACAAGTACGGCGACGACGCGGACCGACAGACCAAGGACGTGCTGCACCGGTGGGAGCAGGTGCTCGACCAGCTCGCCACCGACCCGATGAAGCTGGCCGACCAGCTCGACTGGGTCGCGAAGTACAAGCTGCTGCAGTCCTACCGCGACCGTGACGGCCTGGAGTGGGACGACCCGAAGCTGCACCTGGTCGACCTGCAGTACGCCGACCTGCGCCCGGACAAGGGCCTGTATTACAAGTTGGTGAAATCCGGCCGGATGCAGCGGCTCGTCACCGACGAGGAGATCCGGATGGCCGTCGCGCACCCGCCGACCGACACCCGGGCGTACTTCCGCGGCCGCTGCATGCAGCAGTACGCACCGCAGGTCGCGGCCGCCTCCTGGGACTCGGTGATCTTCGATCTGCCGGGCAAGGAATCGCTCCAGCGGATTCCGACGCTGGACCCGCTGCGGGGCACGAAAGCCCACGTCGGGGCACTTCTTGACCAATGCGACACCGCAAGTGACCTGGTTCGCACCATTACTGGGGGTGCCGCCGGGTAGGGTCGCTATTGAGGGTCGGTTGGGCGGCCCTCCCAGCGGTTCTAGGAGGTGTTTGCCATGGCGAAGGACGGCGGTCAGCAGCACAAGCAGCCGAAGCGTTCGTCGACCGAGGAAGAGGTCGAGCAGGTCGAGGCGTCGGAGGACGTCCAGGAGCGCAAGGAGCGGCTCGACGAGGACGTCGACTCGATCCTGGACGAAATCGACGAGGTGCTCGAGGAGAACGCCGAGGAGTTCGTCCGCGGCTTCGTGCAAAAGGGTGGGGAGTGAACCGCTCGATGACATTCGATGCCTCCGGCCGGTTGCCGGAAGCCTTCCTGACCCCAGGTGGCTCGTCGTTCATGGACTTCCTGGCCGGGCACGCGCCCGACCTGCTGCCCGGACGGCGGTCCCTGGGGCAGGGTGACCTGTCCAGCGAAGTCCCGCACGGGACGACGATCGTCGCGGCCACCTTCCCCGGTGGCGTCGTGATGGCCGGCGACCGGCGGGCCACGATGGGCAACATCATCGCCCAGCGTGACATCGAGAAGGTGTTCCCGGCCGACGAATACTCGGCGGTCGCCTTCGCCGGCTCGGCCGGTTTCGGGATCGAGATGGTCCGGTTGTTCCAGGTCGAGCTGGAGCACTACGAGAAGCTCGAGGGTGCCACGCTCAGCCTGGACGGCAAGGCGAACCGGTTGAGCGCACTGATCCGCGGCAACCTGCCGATGGCGATGCAGGGCCTCACGGTCGTGCCGCTGTTCGCCGGGTACGACCCGGACATCAAGGGCGGCCGGATCTTCTCCTACGACCCGACCGGCGGGCGGTACGAGGAGACCCACTTCCACAGTGTCGGCTCGGGCTCGCTGTTCGCCCGCGGCGCGCTGAAGAAGCTCTACCGCGAGGACCTGTCCGCGACCGACTGCGTCACAGTGGCGATCCAGTCGCTGATCGACGCGGCCGACGACGACTCGGCGACCGGCGGGCCGGACATGCTGCGCCGGATCTTCCCGGTGGTCGGTGTGGTCACCGTCGACGGCTACCGGCGACTGCCGGAGGACGAGGTCGCGGCGCTCGTCGACGCGGCCTGGGAGCAGCGGCACCGGCGGCCCGACGGCCCGGCCTCGGCGACCCTGACCTGACCATCCCGATGATCCTGCCCGATCGACTGATTAGAGGACGACACCTTCGATGAGCGTTCCGTTCTACGTCTCGCCCGAGCAGCTGATGCGGGACCGGGCCGACTTCGCCCGGAAGGGCATCGCCAAGGGCCGCAGCGCGATCGCGCTGCAGTACGCCGACGGCATCTTGTTCGTCGCGGAGAACCGCTCGCCCGCACTGCACAAAGTGGCCGAGATCTACGACCGGATGGCGTTTGCCGCCGTCGGCCGGTACAACGAGTTCGAGAACCTGCGGATCGCCGGCGTCCGGCTCGCCGACATGCGTGGGTACTCCTACGACCGGCGCGACGTCACCGGCCGGGCGCTGGCCAACGCGTACGCGCAGACTCTCGGCGCGATCTTCTCCTCCGGCGGCGAGAAGCCGCTCGAGGTCGAGATCCTGGTCGCCGAGGTCGGCACCAGCGCGGCCGACGACCAGATCTACCGGCTCACCTACGACGGCTCGATCGCGGACGTCCGCGGGTACGCCGTGATGGGCGGCCCGGCCGAACAGGTCGCGGACTACGTCGGCGAGCACTACTCCGACGGCATCTCGCTGGCCGGAGCGCTCCGGCTCGCGGTCGACGCGCTCGGCCACGACGGCACCGAGGTCCGGCAGCTGACCCCGGACCAGCTCGAGGTCGCGGTGCTGGACCGGACCAGGACCCAGGTGCGCAAGTTCAAGCGGATCTCCGAGGAGACCCTGGAGCGCATCCTGTCCGAGTCCAGTCCCGCGGACGACGGCTCCGGCCCGGCGGACTCCGGCGCCGGTGACTCGACGGATTCCGGTGCTTCCGGCAACGGTGCCTCCGGCAACGGTACGTCGGCGCAGTCCGGCGACGGACCGACGGGATCCGCCGACGACGCACCGATCGCCCCGCCGCAGGACGACGCACCGGTCGCGCCACCGGAAGACCCCGACGACCGTCCGCTGTGACGGACCGGCTCGAAAGTTCAGCCGCCACCGACGAGGTGGCGGCTGAACCGTCTCACCGGCCGTTCCATGAGTCGGCCCATGAGTCGGCCCATGAGTCGGCCCATGAGTCGGCCCATGAGTCGGCCCATGAGTCGGCCCATGAGCTGGCCCATGAGCTGGCCCGGTCGGCGGACCCGGCTCCCTGGGAGCTCCTGGGGGAGGAGCCCGGCTTCCAGCGCTTCCTGACCGTGCGGCTGCGCCGGTACCGGATGCCCGACGGCCGCGAGGTCGACTGGGACGTCCTCGGACCCGAGGCGGGGATCAGCGCGGTCACGGTGCTGCCGTTGACGCCGGAGGGCCGGATCGTGACGATCCGGATGTTCCGCGCAGGCCCCGACAGCATCGTCACGAACCTCCCCGGCGGTCGCGTCGAGCCCGGCGAGGACGTAGCGGTGGCCGGTGCGCGCGAGCTGGAAGAGGAGACCGGCTACACCTGCGAGACGCTCGACGTGGTCGGCTGGCAGTGGTCCGGTTCGTCGTCGACGTTCCGCAAGTACGTCGCGATCGCCCGCGGCTGCCGCCCCGACGGCAAACAGCAACTCGACGAGGCCGAGGACTGCGTCCCGGTCGAGCTGTCCGTGGACGCCTTCCGCGCCGAGCTCCGCACCCCCGGCGCGATGACCGGAATCGACGCCGCCTATCTCGCGCTCGACCACGCGGGCCTGCTCTGATGGCCAAGGCGAATCAGACGATCAATGTCCGCACCTGGTCCAAGATGGTCCCTTCGTACGGCCTGCGCTTGGGTGATCTCGACCTGTACGTGCTGAAGAATCACCCTGACGTCCTGCGCGTCCTCGGTTATCAGCGGGTCGAGCGCGCAAGTCCCTGGAGCAGGCTCGAGTGGTTTCTCAGCATGCTCTTCCTGGTGGCGCTCGTCGGCGGGGTGACGACACTCGGCGGTCAGATGTTCAGTACGTACGGCGGCAGGACCGTGTACACGGGCACTGCGGATCCGCTCGACAACGACATCGGTGTGCCGCTGACATCGTGGTGCTTCGCCGTGGTGCTGGTCGGCGTACTGGCGGCCGCCTACCGGTGGTTGCGGACGGACCGTCACCGGGATGCCAAAGAGATCGGCTATCTGGTGGCGACCGTCGCCTGCGGTGCTGTCGCGCTGGGGCAACTTGTGAGCGAGAGAGGGGTGGACGCGTTCGCCGCGCCGTCGATCCCGGTCTGGGCAGCCGCTGGGCTCGCCGCCGTGCTCCTTGCTGCCATGCTGCTCTTCTCACGCGGTCGCCGCGTCCCGGTCCCGAGAGACTTTCGCCGCGTCGAAGCGCCTGACCCGAAGCGGGCGATCGCACTGGTCGAGGCGCTTGAGCCCAAGAAGCGCGACAAGCTGCTCGAGGAGCGTCGGCGAGCGATCGCACGCCTGCAGGAGCGCGGCCTGATCGATGCAGCCGAAGCGGCACAGCTCGAATCGCTGCCGTTGGGAGCGTCGACGACCATCGCCCCTGCCGGCACCGTGCATCACAGCTAGTCCTGCCTGGTCCGCCGCGGTCGGTATCCTGGCGGCGGACCGCGACTGGCGCTGAGGTGGGGTACCACCGGGGAACGGTCTGCCATCCGGCTTCGCCGCGCGCCTGGGCACCTTCGAACGCAGAGGAGTGCTTCAGATGACCGCTGATCTCATGATCGGGACCGAGCTCGCCGCCGGCATGGTGGCGAAGGCCGCCGAACGGGCCCGGGCGCTGCAGGAGCAGTACGGCGTGCAGCCGTGCCTGGCGACCGTCCTGGTCGGTGACGACCCGGCGTCGGCGACGTACGTGCGGATGAAGCAGAACCGGTCGAAGAAGGCCGGGATCGCCTCGTGCAGCGTCGTGCTGCCGGCCGAGACGACCACCGAGGAACTCGTCGCGGAGATCACGAAGCTGTCCGACGACCCGGCGGTGCACGGGATCCTGCTGCAGCACCCGGTGCCCGCGCAGATCGACGAGCGGGCCGCGTTCGAGGCGATCGACCCGGCGAAGGACGTCGACGGCGTCACGATGCGGTCGTTCGCGGCGATGGCCTTCGGGGATCCGGGGTTCAGGTCGGCCACACCCGGCGGGATCATGCGGTTGCTGGCGGCGTACGACGTACCGCTCGAAGGAGCGCACGCGGTGGTGATCGGCCGCAGCCCGATCCTCGGCAAACCGGCCGGCATGTTGCTGCTGGCATCGAACGCCACCGTCACCTACGCGCACTCCCGGACCCGGGACCTGCCGGAGCTCGTCCGGACAGCGGACGTCGTGATCGCCGCCGTCGGCAAGGCGAACTTCGTCCGCCGGGACTGGCTGAAGCCGGGCGCGGTCGTGGTCGACGCCGGGTACAACGAAGGCAACGTCGGCGACGTGCACTTCGCGGAGGCGGCCGAGGTCGCGCGGCTGATCACACCGGTTCCGGGCGGCGTCGGGCCGATGACGATCGCGCTGCTCCTGGAGCAGACGGTCGACGCCGCTGAGACGGCTGTCCATTCTGTGACTACCGTGGCCTAGGCTTGGGGAACACGAACCTAGGAGGCGAGACGTGGCGGTACGGGCGATCCGGGGTGCCACCCAGCTGGACGTGGACGAGCGCGAGCACCTGCTCGAGCGGTCCGCGGAGCTGGTGAAGGCGGTCCTGGAGGCGAACGATCTGGAGAACGAGGATCTGATCAGCATCCTGTTCACCGTCACGTCGGACCTGCGCTCGGAGTTTCCCGCCGTCGCGGGGCGGCAGATCGGGCTCACCGACGTACCGCTGATGTGCATGCAGGAGATCCCGGTGCCGCACGCGTTGCCACGCGTGGTCCGGCTGATGGTGCACACCGAGACGCCGCGGGCCCGCGACAAGATCCAGCACGTCTACCTGCACGGCGCGGTCGCCCTCCGCCCGGACCTGACCGGCGCCCAGTGAGCGAGCTGCGCGGTCCGGTCCGCATCGTCGGGACCGGGCTGATCGGGACGTCGATCGGTCTCGCGCTGGCGCGGCTGGGCGTCGTCGTCGAGCTTGTCGACGGGAACGCGGACAACGCCCTGATGGCCGAGCGGATCGGCGCGGGCTCGCGGCTGGTGCAGATCGAGCCGCAGCTGGTCGTGGTCGCCGTGCCGCCGGATCACGTCGGCGCGGTCGTCGCTGAGCAGCTCGAGCAGACCCGAGGCTCGTCGGCGATCGTCACCGACGCGGCGAGCGTGAAGTCGAAGCCGCTCGCGGACGCGGCCCGGCTGACCGGTGATCTCAGCCGGTACGTCGGCAGTCACCC includes:
- the dop gene encoding depupylase/deamidase Dop, with amino-acid sequence MSVRRIMGTETEFGISVPGQPGANPMLTSSQVVNGYAQTQPLARKTRWDFDEEHPLRDARGFDLSREVADSSQLTDEETGLANVILTNGARLYVDHAHPEYSAPETTNPRDAVVWDKAGELVIMEGARQARLIPGAPQLNLYKNNVDNKGASYGSHENYLMRRSTPFASIVRHLTPFFVSRQVVTGAGRVGIGQDGATHGFQLSQRADYFEVEVGLETTLKRPIINTRDEPHANPDRYRRLHVIIGDANLSEISTYLKVGTTALVLSMIEDGWLTDDLGVDRPVTALHEVSHDPTCTHLLTLKDGRRITAIQLQAEYLEQARKYVEDKYGDDADRQTKDVLHRWEQVLDQLATDPMKLADQLDWVAKYKLLQSYRDRDGLEWDDPKLHLVDLQYADLRPDKGLYYKLVKSGRMQRLVTDEEIRMAVAHPPTDTRAYFRGRCMQQYAPQVAAASWDSVIFDLPGKESLQRIPTLDPLRGTKAHVGALLDQCDTASDLVRTITGGAAG
- a CDS encoding ubiquitin-like protein Pup; translation: MAKDGGQQHKQPKRSSTEEEVEQVEASEDVQERKERLDEDVDSILDEIDEVLEENAEEFVRGFVQKGGE
- the prcB gene encoding proteasome subunit beta, translating into MTFDASGRLPEAFLTPGGSSFMDFLAGHAPDLLPGRRSLGQGDLSSEVPHGTTIVAATFPGGVVMAGDRRATMGNIIAQRDIEKVFPADEYSAVAFAGSAGFGIEMVRLFQVELEHYEKLEGATLSLDGKANRLSALIRGNLPMAMQGLTVVPLFAGYDPDIKGGRIFSYDPTGGRYEETHFHSVGSGSLFARGALKKLYREDLSATDCVTVAIQSLIDAADDDSATGGPDMLRRIFPVVGVVTVDGYRRLPEDEVAALVDAAWEQRHRRPDGPASATLT
- the prcA gene encoding proteasome subunit alpha; this encodes MSVPFYVSPEQLMRDRADFARKGIAKGRSAIALQYADGILFVAENRSPALHKVAEIYDRMAFAAVGRYNEFENLRIAGVRLADMRGYSYDRRDVTGRALANAYAQTLGAIFSSGGEKPLEVEILVAEVGTSAADDQIYRLTYDGSIADVRGYAVMGGPAEQVADYVGEHYSDGISLAGALRLAVDALGHDGTEVRQLTPDQLEVAVLDRTRTQVRKFKRISEETLERILSESSPADDGSGPADSGAGDSTDSGASGNGASGNGTSAQSGDGPTGSADDAPIAPPQDDAPVAPPEDPDDRPL
- a CDS encoding NUDIX domain-containing protein produces the protein MTDRLESSAATDEVAAEPSHRPFHESAHESAHESAHESAHESAHESAHELAHELARSADPAPWELLGEEPGFQRFLTVRLRRYRMPDGREVDWDVLGPEAGISAVTVLPLTPEGRIVTIRMFRAGPDSIVTNLPGGRVEPGEDVAVAGARELEEETGYTCETLDVVGWQWSGSSSTFRKYVAIARGCRPDGKQQLDEAEDCVPVELSVDAFRAELRTPGAMTGIDAAYLALDHAGLL
- a CDS encoding bifunctional 5,10-methylenetetrahydrofolate dehydrogenase/5,10-methenyltetrahydrofolate cyclohydrolase yields the protein MTADLMIGTELAAGMVAKAAERARALQEQYGVQPCLATVLVGDDPASATYVRMKQNRSKKAGIASCSVVLPAETTTEELVAEITKLSDDPAVHGILLQHPVPAQIDERAAFEAIDPAKDVDGVTMRSFAAMAFGDPGFRSATPGGIMRLLAAYDVPLEGAHAVVIGRSPILGKPAGMLLLASNATVTYAHSRTRDLPELVRTADVVIAAVGKANFVRRDWLKPGAVVVDAGYNEGNVGDVHFAEAAEVARLITPVPGGVGPMTIALLLEQTVDAAETAVHSVTTVA
- the aroH gene encoding chorismate mutase, with the protein product MAVRAIRGATQLDVDEREHLLERSAELVKAVLEANDLENEDLISILFTVTSDLRSEFPAVAGRQIGLTDVPLMCMQEIPVPHALPRVVRLMVHTETPRARDKIQHVYLHGAVALRPDLTGAQ